The following coding sequences are from one Nicotiana tabacum cultivar K326 chromosome 1, ASM71507v2, whole genome shotgun sequence window:
- the LOC107793667 gene encoding F-box/kelch-repeat protein At3g23880-like: protein MEEISTVLAKQLPQEIIFEILLRLPIKSFLKFRSVSKSWLSLISSPLFNKTHVSFTLNNPKMTDFRLAVIASVSKLGRICNIYNMGFEKDSFFTVVKHSNPAKSLSLSAKILGSCNGLICLTSDRFTLMLFNPCTGNFNVFPDSMLKDNSGGCYVRYGFGYDSCNEDYKVVKIFSFPRAEGRYENMVKVYSLKAKSWSTVEGFNSGNINGKLGVFVNGALHWEACYNYCSSDSWEIVTLDLAAGQYGKIALPRYEDEGIYWTLGVSRGYLLACCNYEPKKADMWVMKEYGVEKSWTKLVTMSLPVDRRDYILPLFVTENGDEVLLQLGAELMQYSSRNASFKRLDFMSGDFRQVQMASYFESLASPHI, encoded by the coding sequence ATGGAGGAAATATCAACAGTTTTGGCCAAACAATTGCCACAAGAAATCATCTTTGAAATTCTCTTGAGGTTACCTATCAAATCTTTCTTGAAATTCAGGTCTGTTTCAAAATCATGGCTTTCTTTAATCTCATCTCCTTTATTCAACAAAACCCATGTCAGTTTTACCTTAAACAACCCCAAAatgactgattttagacttgcTGTAATAGCCTCAGTTTCTAAATTGGGCAGAATCTGCAATATTTACAACATGGGGTTTGAAAAAGATTCATTTTTTACTGTGGTTAAACATAGTAATCCTGCTAAATCTTTATCTCTCTCTGCTAAGATTTTGGGTTCTTGCAATGGGTTAATTTGTTTAACTAGTGATAGATTTACACTAATGTTATTCAACCCATGTACTGGAAATTTTAATGTATTTCCTGATTCAATGCTGAAAGATAATAGTGGTGGTTGTTATGTTAGATATGGATTTGGTTATGATTCATGTAATGAAGATTATAAGGTTGTGAAAATCTTTAGTTTTCCTCGGGCTGAGGGTAGATATGAGAACATGGTTAAGGTTTATAGCTTAAAGGCTAAATCTTGGTCAACTGTTGAGGGTTTTAATAGTGGTAATATTAATGGAAAGTTGGGTGTGTTTGTAAATGGGGCTCTTCATTGGGAAGCATGTTATAATTATTGTTCGAGTGATTCTTGGGAGATTGTTACTTTGGATTTGGCTGCAGGGCAATATGGTAAAATAGCTCTGCCGAGATACGAAGATGAAGGTATTTATTGGACATTAGGTGTTTCAAGAGGGTATTTACTTGCTTGTTGCAACTATGAACCAAAAAAGGCAGATATGTGGGTAATGAAGGAGTATGGTGTCGAGAAATCTTGGACTAAATTGGTTACCATGTCATTGCCGGTTGATCGTAGGGATTATATCTTACCATTGTTTGTGACAGAGAATGGCGATGAAGTTTTGTTGCAGCTTGGCGCAGAGCTAATGCAGTACAGTTCAAGGAATGCATCATTCAAACGACTCGATTTCATGTCAGGTGATTTTCGTCAAGTTCAAATGGCTTCCTACTTTGAGAGTCTTGCTTCACCTCATATTTAG
- the LOC142164755 gene encoding uncharacterized protein LOC142164755 yields MVCGTFVKVPRRKLTSNNYTSPKWIFILNLAAWGRLNTKDNLAKWGIVIEWKCILCKEKNETITRLFFECKISTELWGKIFLWQGIRRPVMTWRQELHWVVTKMKGKNINVKIYRMAFAGCDYYIWQERNLRVFQNN; encoded by the coding sequence ATGGTATGTGGTACCTTTGTAAAGGTTCCACGGAGGAAATTGACAAGCAACAACTATACTTCTCCAAAGTGGATATTCATTCTAAACCTGGCTGCTTGGGGTAGATTGAATACAAAGGATAATCTGGCCAAATGGGGTATTGTAATTGAATGGAAGTGTATCTTGTGTAAAGAGAAGAATGAAACCATTACACGTCTCTTTTTCGAGTGCAAAATTTCTACTGAATTATGGGGAAAGATATTTCTATGGCAAGGGATAAGAAGACCGGTGATGACATGGCGGCAAGAACTACACTGGGTTGTTACCAAGATGAAAGGCAAGAATATCAATGTTAAGATCTATAGAATGGCCTTTGCAGGTTGTGATTACTACATTTGGCAAGAGAGGAATCTAAGGGTATTTCAGAATAACTAA